A stretch of the Archangium violaceum genome encodes the following:
- a CDS encoding aminotransferase class V-fold PLP-dependent enzyme → MILPTQRHLFDLPDDVTWLNCAYMSPQLHAVTEAGREAVMRKARPWLVRPEDFFTESEALRGSFARLVGGDVEGVALVPSVSYGMAVAAANVPVRVGQRLLVLADEFPSNVYPWRELAERSGGQVVTVRRPEDGDWTRALLAALDERTALVAVPHCHWTDGGLVDLVRVGARAREVGAALAVDGTQSLGALPLNVAEVRPDFLVSAGYKWLMGPYSQGFLYVAPRFREGRPLEHNWLLRGGSEDFSRLVDYRDDFQPGARRFDVGERSNFVLVPMAMEALRQLLAWGPADVQETLRALTERVTKGARALHLEVPPESLRAGHMVGLKRRGGYGPEVAAKLAARKVFVSVRGDSIRVSPHLYNTEADVDRLLEELDALV, encoded by the coding sequence ATGATCCTCCCCACCCAGAGGCACCTCTTCGACCTGCCCGACGACGTCACGTGGCTCAACTGCGCGTACATGTCCCCGCAGCTGCACGCGGTGACGGAGGCGGGGAGGGAAGCGGTGATGCGCAAGGCGCGGCCGTGGCTGGTGCGGCCCGAGGACTTCTTCACCGAGTCGGAGGCGCTGCGGGGCTCCTTCGCGCGGCTGGTGGGTGGGGACGTGGAGGGCGTGGCGCTGGTGCCCTCGGTGAGCTACGGGATGGCGGTGGCGGCGGCCAACGTGCCGGTGCGCGTGGGCCAGCGGCTGCTGGTGCTGGCCGACGAGTTCCCCTCCAACGTGTACCCGTGGCGCGAGCTGGCGGAGCGCTCGGGGGGCCAGGTCGTCACCGTGCGCAGGCCCGAGGACGGGGACTGGACGCGCGCGCTGCTCGCGGCGCTGGACGAGCGCACGGCGCTGGTGGCGGTGCCGCACTGCCACTGGACGGACGGGGGACTGGTGGACCTGGTCCGGGTGGGGGCGCGGGCGCGCGAGGTGGGGGCGGCGCTGGCGGTGGATGGGACGCAGTCGCTCGGCGCGCTGCCGTTGAACGTGGCGGAGGTGCGGCCGGACTTCCTGGTGTCCGCGGGCTACAAGTGGTTGATGGGGCCCTACAGCCAGGGCTTCCTCTACGTGGCGCCGCGCTTCCGAGAGGGCCGGCCCCTCGAGCACAACTGGCTGCTGCGGGGAGGCAGCGAGGACTTCTCGCGGCTGGTGGACTACCGCGACGACTTCCAGCCGGGGGCCCGGCGCTTCGACGTGGGCGAGCGCAGCAACTTCGTGCTGGTGCCCATGGCGATGGAGGCGCTGCGCCAGCTGCTCGCGTGGGGCCCGGCGGACGTCCAGGAGACGCTGCGCGCGTTGACGGAGCGCGTGACGAAGGGCGCGAGGGCGCTCCACCTGGAGGTGCCGCCCGAGTCGTTGCGGGCGGGGCATATGGTGGGGCTCAAGCGGCGGGGGGGCTATGGGCCGGAGGTGGCGGCGAAGCTGGCGGCACGCAAGGTGTTCGTGAGCGTGCGCGGGGACAGCATCCGCGTGTCCCCGCACCTCTACAACACGGAGGCGGACGTGGACCGGTTGCTCGAGGAGCTGGATGCGCTCGTGTGA
- the glgC gene encoding glucose-1-phosphate adenylyltransferase, translating to MSSKRRILGMILAGGQGTRLAPLTSKRSKPAVPFGSKFRIIDFALSNFLNSGVYSIYVLTQFKAQSLTEHIQRGWRFGSGLLADYFITLAPAQMYRYEELGNVWYRGTADAIYQNLHLVENYRADDVAIFSGDHIYKMNVAHMLEQHEAQRADITIAAYPTPVAEATRFGVIQVDERGRVIEFQEKPKEPKPMPNKPGLALCSMGNYIFSRRVLTELLEVDARTEGSQHDFGKDVLPRALRDGYHIQAYDFHSNPIPGQDRANTYWKDVGTLEAYHEASMDLVSVNPEFDVFNPQWPLRTAVEYSPPAKFVHEAGERVGRALNSMVAGGCIISGGTVRESILFRRVRVNSYSLVERSVIFDEVDVGRHAKIRNAIIDKDVRVPPNTKVGYDLAQDKARGFTVTDSGIVVVPKGYRFE from the coding sequence ATGAGCAGCAAGCGCCGCATCCTCGGGATGATTCTCGCGGGGGGACAGGGCACGCGCCTGGCTCCTCTGACGTCCAAGCGCTCGAAGCCCGCCGTTCCCTTCGGGTCGAAGTTCCGCATCATCGACTTCGCGTTGAGCAACTTCCTCAACTCGGGCGTCTACTCCATCTATGTGCTGACGCAGTTCAAGGCGCAGTCGCTCACCGAGCACATCCAGCGCGGCTGGCGCTTCGGCTCGGGCCTGCTGGCCGACTACTTCATCACCCTGGCGCCGGCGCAGATGTACCGCTACGAGGAGCTGGGCAACGTCTGGTACCGGGGCACGGCGGACGCCATCTACCAGAACCTCCATCTGGTGGAGAACTACCGCGCCGACGACGTGGCCATCTTCTCCGGCGACCACATCTACAAGATGAACGTGGCGCACATGCTGGAGCAGCACGAGGCCCAGCGCGCGGACATCACCATCGCCGCCTATCCCACGCCGGTGGCGGAGGCCACGCGCTTCGGCGTCATACAGGTGGACGAGCGCGGCCGCGTCATCGAGTTCCAGGAGAAGCCCAAGGAGCCCAAGCCCATGCCGAACAAGCCGGGCCTGGCCCTGTGCAGCATGGGCAACTACATCTTCAGCCGCCGCGTGCTCACCGAGCTGCTCGAGGTGGACGCGCGCACCGAGGGCTCGCAGCACGACTTCGGCAAGGACGTGCTGCCGCGCGCGCTGCGCGACGGCTACCACATCCAGGCGTATGACTTTCACTCCAACCCCATCCCCGGCCAGGACAGGGCCAACACCTACTGGAAGGACGTGGGGACGCTGGAGGCGTACCACGAGGCCTCCATGGACCTCGTCTCCGTCAACCCGGAGTTCGACGTCTTCAACCCGCAGTGGCCGCTGCGCACCGCCGTCGAGTACAGCCCGCCGGCCAAGTTCGTCCACGAGGCGGGCGAGCGCGTGGGCCGCGCCCTCAACTCCATGGTGGCCGGAGGCTGCATCATCTCCGGCGGCACGGTGCGCGAGAGCATCCTCTTCCGCCGCGTGCGCGTGAATTCGTACTCGCTGGTGGAGCGCTCCGTCATTTTCGACGAGGTGGACGTCGGCCGGCACGCGAAGATCCGCAACGCCATCATCGACAAGGACGTGCGCGTGCCGCCCAACACGAAGGTCGGCTACGACCTGGCGCAGGACAAGGCGCGCGGCTTCACCGTCACGGACAGCGGCATCGTCGTGGTGCCCAAGGGCTACCGCTTCGAGTGA